One Niallia circulans DNA segment encodes these proteins:
- a CDS encoding uroporphyrinogen-III synthase produces MGKGLEGKRVAIGASRKTDEISKLIENQGGIPVVRSLQGTVFLAEKEVEPELIKFVEEGADWVIFTTGIGTETLVNIADKLGVKAAYLKQIHNANVAIRGYKTKNFLKKINIEPDVLDEDGSTRGLIRALEDVDFAGKRVLVQLHGETAPKLIEFLEGKGASVQTILPYQHIAPEWDAVQTLFDEIKEEKVDAVCFTSAIQARSLFTFAKEKGITSEILHAFQSNTLAVAVGKVTAEALSEEGIDRIVVPELERMGAMIIELSRYVEKSRV; encoded by the coding sequence ATGGGTAAAGGCTTAGAAGGAAAACGCGTTGCAATTGGAGCTTCTCGCAAAACAGATGAAATCAGCAAATTGATAGAGAATCAAGGAGGTATTCCGGTTGTTCGTTCACTGCAAGGCACGGTGTTTTTGGCAGAGAAGGAGGTTGAGCCAGAACTAATTAAGTTTGTGGAGGAAGGTGCGGACTGGGTAATCTTTACGACAGGAATCGGAACAGAAACATTAGTGAACATCGCTGATAAACTTGGAGTAAAAGCAGCCTACCTTAAGCAAATACACAACGCAAATGTGGCAATAAGAGGATATAAAACGAAAAACTTCCTCAAAAAAATAAACATTGAACCAGATGTATTGGATGAAGATGGCTCAACGAGAGGGCTGATACGTGCTCTTGAAGACGTTGATTTTGCTGGGAAAAGAGTGCTTGTACAGCTACATGGTGAAACAGCTCCTAAGCTGATTGAGTTTTTAGAGGGCAAAGGAGCAAGTGTTCAAACTATCCTGCCTTATCAGCATATTGCTCCAGAATGGGATGCTGTTCAAACACTATTTGACGAAATCAAAGAAGAGAAAGTGGATGCGGTTTGCTTTACAAGCGCCATTCAAGCAAGATCCTTATTTACATTTGCTAAAGAAAAGGGAATAACGTCAGAAATTTTGCATGCATTTCAAAGCAATACACTAGCAGTTGCAGTCGGAAAAGTGACGGCAGAGGCTTTATCAGAGGAAGGGATTGACCGAATTGTTGTGCCAGAGCTTGAGCGTATGGGTGCGATGATCATTGAGCTTTCTCGTTATGTTGAAAAAAGTAGAGTATAA
- a CDS encoding YfmQ family protein — MTWISIIALVLFCIVKVLMTCLPTGAVEWLLGKYKLHMKLSNDHTDIVFNGKKIEGDTKADILSHFNQAIVREKYSLYPGSEDSYLHPENADYSLTIHTKTGKKEWKLLLSSYKDRIDVVKQYKNKIVVYSTYPFELDLDKMNKA; from the coding sequence ATGACTTGGATTTCCATCATAGCATTAGTTCTATTTTGTATTGTTAAGGTTTTAATGACATGCTTGCCAACAGGCGCTGTGGAGTGGCTGCTTGGAAAGTATAAGTTGCATATGAAGCTTTCTAATGATCATACAGATATTGTATTCAATGGCAAAAAAATCGAAGGTGATACGAAAGCCGATATTTTAAGCCATTTTAATCAAGCGATTGTCAGAGAAAAATACAGCCTGTACCCAGGAAGTGAAGACAGCTATCTACATCCGGAAAATGCCGATTATTCTCTAACAATTCATACGAAAACAGGCAAAAAAGAGTGGAAGCTGCTGCTTTCGAGTTATAAGGACAGAATAGATGTCGTAAAGCAATATAAAAACAAAATCGTCGTATATAGCACATACCCATTTGAGCTTGATCTCGACAAAATGAACAAAGCTTAA
- a CDS encoding 3-oxoacyl-ACP reductase, with product MNLQEKVVLVTGASRGIGAAIAKKFAAEGAFVIINYLKNKTLANSVVEEIEAKGGQAAAIQADVQIEDQVADMMAQIGDSFGTIDVVVNNALSHYTFNPKTRKTAWDISWEDYNSQWEGNVHGAFNVCKAVMPYMKEQTHGRIINIVSNLMEFPVIPYHDYTTSKMALLGFTRNLAKELGVFGITVNAIAPGLTYPTDSSAETQESVRESIIHMTPMGRLAKPEDIAGSALFLASDLAAFITGQCIYVDGGLVMK from the coding sequence ATGAATCTTCAGGAAAAAGTCGTGCTGGTAACTGGTGCAAGCAGAGGCATTGGCGCTGCAATTGCGAAGAAGTTTGCCGCAGAGGGTGCATTTGTCATTATAAACTATTTGAAAAATAAGACTCTCGCTAATTCAGTGGTAGAGGAAATTGAGGCCAAGGGCGGACAGGCAGCAGCCATTCAAGCAGATGTTCAAATAGAGGATCAGGTTGCCGATATGATGGCTCAAATTGGTGATTCGTTTGGCACAATTGATGTTGTTGTCAATAATGCGCTAAGTCACTACACCTTTAACCCGAAAACAAGAAAAACAGCGTGGGATATCAGTTGGGAGGATTACAACAGCCAGTGGGAGGGTAATGTACACGGAGCCTTTAATGTTTGCAAAGCAGTAATGCCTTATATGAAAGAGCAAACACACGGGAGAATTATTAACATTGTTAGTAATTTAATGGAATTTCCTGTTATACCATATCATGACTATACAACCTCGAAAATGGCGCTGTTAGGCTTCACTAGAAACTTGGCAAAAGAGCTAGGGGTTTTCGGGATAACAGTCAATGCCATTGCCCCTGGACTGACATATCCAACAGACTCCAGTGCAGAAACACAGGAATCTGTCAGAGAATCAATCATTCACATGACACCAATGGGCCGTTTGGCGAAACCAGAGGATATCGCAGGCAGTGCTTTGTTTTTAGCGTCTGACCTTGCTGCATTTATTACAGGACAGTGCATATATGTAGATGGCGGGTTAGTGATGAAATGA
- a CDS encoding acyl-CoA reductase yields the protein MTNPVNVDAFYLPKSIKLNNFEEKSISVNGVTYLLRFPVIEKQELQEIGTAVKENRRVYLATLSTSEIVTKINKAIQLWLKPDYRLRQLAESLVPAITGYDSEMVRLELKKYMRTFRRKELLRFLDEEFDQPAILDEFRPRKSGGMSRAFGPSTIFHIFSGNVPGVQLWSLVMGLLLKSAAIGKTSLAEPLLPVLFLQSLKEVDETLAESMAVIPWKGGTVELEQTAIDWGDAVIVYGSNQTVEAIRKRTPVHKKLLSYGHKISIALIGKEALAADHFAKTLHKVAEDVSVYDQQSCLSPQVVYVEKNGALSPKQFAQGLAGELERYHLKRPRAKLTGEEAMAIQNIRNQYQLNSLSSDKVAVYSSNDDTAWTVIYQEETAFSGTPLNRTVHVYAIDKLEEAADILQAYEAYLQSCGLAVEPARLFAITSLLGAVGVNRFCPLGEMNRAKPGWHHDGGFNLIELVRLVDMERDLEYEMEKYDDDVE from the coding sequence GTGACTAATCCTGTAAACGTTGATGCCTTTTATTTGCCTAAGTCTATTAAACTAAACAACTTCGAGGAAAAATCCATCTCTGTTAACGGAGTAACTTATCTATTAAGATTTCCTGTTATCGAGAAACAGGAGCTTCAGGAAATAGGTACAGCAGTTAAGGAGAATAGAAGGGTTTATTTAGCAACCCTTTCCACAAGTGAAATAGTGACTAAAATCAATAAAGCCATCCAGCTGTGGCTGAAGCCTGATTATCGATTAAGACAACTGGCGGAATCCCTTGTGCCTGCAATCACTGGCTATGATAGCGAGATGGTACGGCTTGAGCTGAAAAAATATATGCGAACATTCCGCAGGAAAGAGCTCCTTCGTTTTCTTGATGAAGAATTTGATCAGCCTGCAATACTAGATGAATTTCGGCCAAGAAAATCAGGCGGAATGAGCCGGGCCTTTGGGCCAAGCACGATCTTCCATATCTTTTCCGGAAATGTGCCAGGTGTGCAGCTATGGAGTTTAGTGATGGGGCTTTTGCTGAAGTCAGCAGCAATCGGAAAAACCTCGTTAGCAGAGCCGCTTTTACCTGTATTATTTCTGCAGTCACTGAAAGAAGTGGACGAAACTTTAGCTGAATCTATGGCAGTTATTCCGTGGAAGGGGGGAACAGTGGAGCTGGAGCAGACTGCCATTGATTGGGGCGATGCAGTTATTGTGTATGGTTCTAATCAAACAGTAGAGGCAATCAGGAAAAGAACCCCTGTCCATAAGAAGCTGCTGTCATATGGACATAAGATAAGTATAGCGTTGATTGGCAAGGAAGCATTAGCAGCTGATCATTTTGCTAAAACACTGCATAAGGTGGCAGAGGATGTGTCTGTTTACGACCAGCAAAGCTGCCTTTCTCCCCAAGTAGTCTATGTCGAAAAAAACGGAGCGCTAAGTCCGAAGCAATTCGCCCAAGGATTGGCTGGAGAGCTTGAACGTTATCATTTAAAAAGACCGAGAGCAAAATTAACAGGTGAAGAGGCAATGGCCATTCAAAACATTCGCAATCAATATCAACTTAACAGCTTAAGTTCAGATAAGGTAGCGGTCTACAGCAGTAATGATGATACGGCTTGGACAGTTATTTATCAGGAAGAAACGGCTTTTAGCGGAACCCCTTTAAATCGTACTGTTCATGTATATGCAATCGACAAGCTGGAGGAAGCAGCAGATATTCTTCAAGCTTATGAGGCATACCTGCAGTCGTGCGGGTTGGCTGTCGAACCGGCCAGATTGTTTGCTATTACAAGCTTGTTAGGTGCTGTTGGTGTTAATCGTTTTTGTCCGCTTGGTGAAATGAATCGAGCAAAACCAGGCTGGCATCATGACGGCGGCTTTAATCTTATTGAGCTTGTCCGCTTGGTCGATATGGAAAGAGACCTTGAATACGAAATGGAAAAATACGACGATGATGTCGAGTAA
- a CDS encoding CoF synthetase — translation MKESAMAITNNILTFMDTYKEGVQELEGYEQDFNTLSLQLFNYQFQYNLPYKKYCQTKKRTPLTVKHWLQIPPMPIQGYKELTLSCEPADETEAVFMTSGTTNPEQKGRNYHPTLRVWDTSMKYPFKQFVMPDVEKLTMLVLSPADDLHKNSSLSRYLSKAVANFGTENSKFLFKENGLDMAGLMIELEKCEQNQEPVLLIGATFAYVHILDYLQAEKLHFQLAEGSRIFDTGGFKGQSREVDMEELYQQFQAFFHVSRSKCINMYGMTELSSQLYDQTILSSFKGEVIYDKTGPAWVRTVILDPETLTPVEKGTKGVIAHFDLANWNSCLAILTQDEGVQTDNGFQLLGRIKGSEARGCSIAVDQMMQSALGGATFS, via the coding sequence ATGAAGGAGAGCGCTATGGCAATAACAAATAATATTCTCACATTTATGGATACATATAAAGAGGGGGTTCAAGAACTGGAAGGATATGAACAAGATTTTAATACACTGTCACTACAGCTATTTAACTATCAATTTCAGTATAACTTACCATATAAAAAGTATTGTCAGACAAAGAAGAGGACACCGCTCACTGTTAAGCATTGGTTACAAATTCCGCCAATGCCGATTCAAGGATATAAGGAGCTGACATTATCCTGTGAACCGGCAGATGAGACAGAAGCAGTGTTTATGACAAGTGGAACAACAAATCCTGAACAAAAGGGGCGGAATTATCATCCAACATTACGTGTTTGGGATACTTCCATGAAATATCCATTTAAACAATTTGTTATGCCAGATGTAGAGAAGCTGACAATGCTAGTTCTTTCACCTGCAGACGATTTGCATAAAAACTCTTCTCTTTCAAGGTATTTATCAAAAGCAGTAGCCAACTTCGGTACAGAAAACAGCAAGTTTTTATTTAAAGAAAACGGGTTAGACATGGCAGGACTGATGATAGAGCTTGAGAAATGTGAGCAAAACCAAGAACCAGTTCTGTTGATTGGCGCAACATTTGCCTATGTTCATATCCTTGATTATTTACAGGCGGAGAAGCTGCACTTTCAGCTTGCAGAAGGAAGCAGGATATTTGATACAGGCGGATTTAAAGGGCAATCCCGTGAAGTAGATATGGAGGAGCTGTACCAGCAGTTCCAAGCGTTTTTCCATGTCAGCCGTTCGAAATGCATCAATATGTATGGTATGACAGAACTCAGCTCTCAGCTTTATGACCAGACGATACTGTCAAGCTTTAAAGGTGAAGTGATTTATGATAAAACAGGCCCTGCCTGGGTGAGAACAGTCATACTTGATCCCGAAACCTTAACGCCTGTAGAGAAAGGCACAAAAGGTGTCATTGCACATTTTGATTTAGCGAACTGGAATTCATGTCTGGCAATTTTGACACAGGATGAAGGGGTACAAACAGACAACGGCTTTCAGCTGCTTGGCAGGATAAAAGGCTCGGAAGCAAGAGGCTGCTCGATCGCTGTTGATCAGATGATGCAGTCAGCTTTAGGTGGTGCAACGTTCTCGTGA
- a CDS encoding solute carrier family 23 protein, which translates to MTEIIPKTDEQQLTVELEEKLPPFKNILYGLQHVFVSNVWLDPIFVAAMIGLPFALSANLVNSIFIAAGLVTLLQAAKFVKLPIVQGPSAAFDSIMIAAGKANGLAAASGAILVSAIIVFILSITGLLGRLKVLFTPVISGTVIFLVGISLSGFTLSEFLGGAPGDTGFASPAVLMMSIPTACIVLLLSIFGKRYLKSFSFLIALVVGDIIAIFLGKADYSMIAEKPWFGLPTFLPYGGLEFEWTTFITFFVAYIVAVIEAMGVYQASSTILKTEIDTKRIRNGFAGESAGSMLSSLIGGFPTTAYAQNVGLLRLTGVGSRYPVMIAGVIFLILGFVPKAGALLALTPSPVVGGIFLPAAATLIFTGISLLAKVDQNDRNYMIIGLSILLAISLPSFATGLTGATGTFLSNTILIGAFSSITLQLLLVNIPNWLRKGTGK; encoded by the coding sequence ATGACAGAAATAATACCAAAAACAGATGAGCAACAATTAACAGTGGAGCTTGAAGAAAAGCTCCCGCCTTTCAAAAACATTCTATACGGATTACAGCATGTTTTTGTTTCCAATGTTTGGCTTGATCCTATCTTTGTAGCAGCAATGATTGGACTGCCATTTGCACTATCGGCTAATCTAGTAAACTCGATTTTTATTGCAGCAGGGCTTGTCACATTGCTGCAAGCAGCCAAGTTCGTGAAGCTGCCAATCGTTCAAGGTCCGTCAGCAGCGTTTGACTCGATAATGATAGCTGCTGGAAAAGCAAATGGTCTTGCTGCTGCGAGCGGCGCTATCCTTGTTAGTGCGATAATCGTGTTTATTCTATCAATCACTGGTTTACTTGGCAGATTAAAGGTGCTATTTACTCCGGTGATTTCGGGAACGGTTATCTTTTTAGTAGGAATTTCATTGTCTGGCTTTACACTATCAGAATTCCTTGGTGGAGCACCAGGCGACACTGGATTTGCCAGTCCGGCGGTATTAATGATGTCGATTCCGACGGCATGTATCGTGCTGCTTTTATCGATTTTTGGAAAACGGTATTTGAAATCATTTTCTTTTCTTATTGCATTAGTTGTTGGTGACATTATCGCAATTTTTCTCGGAAAAGCAGATTATTCGATGATAGCAGAAAAGCCGTGGTTCGGGCTTCCGACATTTCTTCCTTATGGAGGACTTGAGTTTGAATGGACGACATTTATCACATTTTTTGTTGCTTATATTGTGGCAGTTATTGAAGCAATGGGTGTTTATCAAGCATCGTCCACGATATTAAAAACAGAAATAGATACGAAGCGAATAAGAAATGGCTTTGCTGGTGAATCGGCTGGTTCCATGCTTTCCTCGCTGATTGGCGGCTTTCCAACGACTGCTTACGCTCAAAACGTCGGGCTTTTGCGTCTAACAGGTGTTGGTTCAAGATATCCAGTGATGATTGCCGGAGTTATCTTTCTTATCCTTGGTTTTGTGCCGAAAGCTGGAGCGTTGCTTGCCTTAACACCGAGTCCAGTTGTGGGCGGGATTTTTCTGCCTGCTGCTGCAACGTTAATATTTACCGGAATTTCGTTATTAGCAAAGGTAGACCAAAATGATCGCAACTATATGATTATTGGATTATCGATATTGCTCGCAATTTCATTGCCGAGCTTTGCAACAGGACTGACTGGTGCTACAGGAACGTTCCTTTCTAATACCATTCTAATTGGAGCATTCAGTTCAATCACTTTACAGCTATTGCTTGTTAATATCCCAAATTGGTTAAGAAAGGGGACAGGGAAATGA
- the thiW gene encoding energy coupling factor transporter S component ThiW, translating into MDKTRKLTLTAMMVAIGTMTSNLFFIPIGFTKVFPIQHFLNVLSAVLLGPYYAVLQAFSVSLLRNMMGTGSLFAFPGSMVGALLASFLYLKTRKLYMAFIGEVVGTGVLGAMLAYPIAALLLGQKATLFGFIPLFIFSSIAGALLGFIILSVFVKKQLVVLTNAGWLKK; encoded by the coding sequence ATGGACAAAACAAGGAAGCTCACATTAACAGCGATGATGGTTGCAATTGGAACAATGACAAGTAATCTGTTTTTTATTCCGATAGGGTTTACAAAGGTCTTTCCTATACAGCATTTTCTTAATGTACTTTCAGCCGTGCTGCTAGGTCCTTATTATGCAGTGCTCCAAGCATTTAGTGTCTCCCTGTTACGAAATATGATGGGAACAGGTTCTCTGTTTGCATTCCCAGGAAGCATGGTTGGTGCCTTGTTGGCATCCTTCCTATATTTGAAGACAAGAAAGTTGTATATGGCATTTATTGGGGAGGTTGTTGGTACAGGTGTACTTGGCGCAATGCTGGCATATCCAATCGCTGCCTTACTGCTTGGACAAAAAGCGACGCTGTTTGGATTCATTCCGCTGTTTATTTTCAGCTCGATTGCTGGAGCGTTGCTAGGCTTCATTATTCTAAGTGTATTTGTAAAAAAACAATTAGTTGTCCTAACAAATGCAGGATGGCTTAAGAAATAA
- a CDS encoding aldose 1-epimerase family protein produces the protein MKIVMENDLLKVEIASSGAELRKVNHKKTGLDYMWTGDKTYWGRVSPVLFPIVGRLKDDKYELNGKTYEMSQHGFLRDVTFEVAEQTSTAVSFVVKSDGRFLEIYPYEFTALIHYKLIEDSLAVGWEIVNENNEEMYFSIGAHPAFNVPLTENETAADYTLYFTPAENQSVTEYELKDALIHEKGNATDINSIQIKDSLFEKDALIYSHIDSIKLASNISNHGVEVKFTNFPFVGIWSNYSKPEGKMAPFVCIEPWYGIADTYNTTGKLNEKFGMNKLETGETFRAEYEVRFI, from the coding sequence ATGAAAATTGTTATGGAAAATGATTTGCTTAAGGTTGAAATCGCTAGCAGCGGTGCAGAGCTACGCAAAGTAAATCATAAAAAAACGGGGCTTGATTATATGTGGACAGGTGACAAAACGTATTGGGGACGAGTTTCGCCAGTATTATTTCCAATTGTCGGACGTCTAAAGGATGATAAATACGAACTGAACGGAAAGACGTATGAAATGTCGCAGCACGGTTTTTTACGTGATGTAACCTTTGAGGTTGCTGAGCAGACAAGCACTGCTGTTTCGTTTGTTGTTAAATCGGATGGCCGTTTCCTCGAAATCTATCCTTATGAGTTTACAGCATTGATTCATTACAAGTTAATAGAAGATTCTTTAGCTGTGGGCTGGGAAATAGTTAATGAAAACAACGAGGAAATGTACTTTTCTATCGGTGCCCATCCTGCCTTTAACGTCCCGCTGACAGAAAATGAAACCGCTGCAGACTATACATTGTATTTTACGCCTGCAGAGAACCAGAGTGTAACAGAGTATGAATTAAAGGATGCTCTTATTCATGAAAAAGGCAACGCTACTGATATTAATTCTATCCAAATTAAAGACTCTCTATTTGAAAAAGATGCTTTAATATACAGCCATATTGATTCTATCAAGTTAGCGTCAAATATTTCGAATCATGGTGTTGAAGTAAAGTTTACGAATTTTCCTTTTGTTGGAATTTGGTCGAATTATTCTAAACCAGAAGGAAAAATGGCTCCGTTTGTTTGTATTGAGCCATGGTACGGAATTGCCGATACATATAACACAACAGGCAAACTGAATGAAAAATTCGGCATGAATAAGCTGGAAACAGGAGAGACATTCCGAGCGGAATATGAAGTAAGGTTTATTTGA
- a CDS encoding PP2C family protein-serine/threonine phosphatase — protein MGILIVDDNEANLFVIEKLLQRAGYIDYLSFTSAQDMFNYLYSDTPYVMESQVDAILMDIMMPEIDGIEACKQLQQVEHLKDIPVVFVTALEDSSKVVEALDAGGTDYLMKPINKTELLARLRVAIRLKYEKDWHKKQEEKIRNELELSTQVQTSVLSPPIYKENLLIKASYVPAFQLAGDMYFWYEISDHRYAAIQLDMMGHGISASLVCMFISSVLRDTIQTNPDPEYVIQDLNRRMSMLNSNQKIPYYFTAIYLVLDTNERTIEYINAGHLDGYALIDDNQIAELKSNTTAVGFFDDIKTKKNVITYSESIQLILCTDGVHEAIDKYGQTGIDCIKKAASCRLAEAKLAEPIDLITTKDHQDGAADDMCVVLIQAN, from the coding sequence TTGGGAATTCTGATTGTTGATGATAACGAAGCAAATTTATTCGTTATTGAAAAGTTGCTTCAGCGTGCCGGGTATATTGATTATCTGTCGTTTACTTCCGCACAGGATATGTTTAACTACTTATATTCAGATACCCCATACGTAATGGAGAGTCAGGTGGATGCTATCTTAATGGATATCATGATGCCTGAAATTGATGGGATTGAAGCATGCAAACAACTCCAGCAAGTGGAGCATTTAAAGGATATACCTGTTGTTTTCGTAACAGCTTTAGAGGATTCAAGTAAAGTAGTCGAGGCATTAGACGCAGGTGGAACGGATTATTTAATGAAACCGATTAACAAAACCGAGCTGCTTGCCAGACTTCGCGTTGCGATCCGCTTAAAATATGAAAAAGATTGGCATAAAAAGCAGGAGGAAAAAATTCGCAATGAGCTTGAGCTGTCTACACAAGTTCAAACAAGTGTACTAAGCCCGCCAATTTATAAAGAAAACCTACTAATAAAGGCATCCTATGTGCCTGCATTTCAACTGGCAGGCGATATGTATTTCTGGTATGAGATAAGTGATCATCGTTATGCCGCCATTCAGCTTGATATGATGGGACATGGAATTTCGGCCTCGCTTGTATGCATGTTTATTTCCTCGGTATTGCGTGATACTATTCAAACAAATCCTGATCCTGAGTATGTTATACAAGATTTAAACCGCCGCATGAGTATGCTTAATTCAAATCAGAAAATACCTTATTACTTTACAGCCATTTACTTAGTGTTAGATACGAATGAACGAACGATAGAATACATAAACGCCGGACATTTAGATGGCTATGCTTTAATTGATGATAATCAAATAGCGGAACTAAAAAGCAACACGACAGCTGTCGGTTTCTTTGATGATATAAAAACGAAAAAGAATGTTATTACTTACTCCGAATCTATACAGCTCATCCTTTGCACGGATGGTGTACATGAGGCTATTGATAAATATGGTCAAACAGGGATTGACTGTATTAAGAAAGCGGCTTCTTGCCGACTTGCCGAAGCAAAACTAGCGGAACCAATCGACTTAATTACAACGAAAGATCATCAAGATGGAGCCGCAGATGATATGTGTGTAGTTCTTATTCAAGCAAATTAA